One genomic segment of Ipomoea triloba cultivar NCNSP0323 chromosome 9, ASM357664v1 includes these proteins:
- the LOC116030607 gene encoding pathogenesis-related protein PR-4-like produces MERVAACLLVVVVAMAAGAAAQSATDVRATYNIYNPQDINWDYNTASVFCATWDADKPLEWRQKYGWTAFCGPVGPTGQGSCGRCLAVTNTATNDQVTVRIVDQCSNGGLDLDVNVFNQLDTNGQGVAQGYLIVNYDFVDCND; encoded by the exons ATGGAGAGAGTTGCTGCTTGTTtgcttgtggtggtggtggcgatGGCGGCCGGCGCCGCCGCACAGAGCGCCACCGACGTGAGGGCAACGTATAATATTTACAACCCTCAAGATATTAATTGGGATTATAATACGGCGAGCGTGTTCTGCGCCACCTGGGATGCCGACAAGCCACTTGAATGGCGCCAAAAGTATGGATGGACTGCCTTCTGTGGTCCTGTCGGACCAACAGGCCAGGGTTCTTGTGGCAGATGTTTGGCG GTTACTAACACTGCCACGAATGATCAAGTAACGGTGAGAATCGTTGATCAGTGTTCAAATGGAGGGCTGGATTTGGACGTCAATGTATTTAATCAACTGGACACAAATGGACAAGGCGTTGCTCAGGGCTACCTCATAGTCAACTACGATTTTGTTGACTGTAATGACTAA